A region of the Paenibacillus sp. J23TS9 genome:
CCCAATTTCGTCGCCATCGCCTGCACACGAACCCGCGTTGCTTCGGCATGTTTATGGATGTTGAGCAGCGACTCGCGCATGATCGCCAGCAGCTCCACTTTTTCCTTGGAACTGAGAAACTGTTCGGGCAAATCCCACTGTAATTCGAATTCCAGGTCGGTTTCGCGGTGCAGTTCGTCCATCAGACTTTCCACTCCTTGAAGCCACGGGTTCCGGTCCACGTCCGCCACATGCCGCAAATTCGCGATGGCTTGTCTTACATAATCGTTGGTACGGTGCACGCTCTCTTTCAATTTATTCAACGGCAATTCTTCCGCCTGCTTCATCTGTTCCATCCGCGAAACCTGCGCATTCAAAAAAAACAGCGACTGCGCGATGCCGTCATGCATTTCACGGGCAATCTTTTCCCTCTCCTCAAAGACCGCCTGCACGGCTTTCGCATGATTCAATTCTTCCTGATTATGTTCAATGATCGTAAACAGCTGCGTCAAAAATAGAATCGTGACCAGCAGCACCAAAAGGGGTGCCAGCCAATTCCCAAGCTCCATAGATATATAGGGAAGCAGAAATTCGTGTCGAACGTACTCCCAAATCCCAATGGTCAACGTGGGAATCGTCAAGATCAGCCATTTGATCTGTTTATATGTCAACCTTAAATTCTCCTTCCAAGTGCGGTCTGTATCTTTTATTTTACCCCGAAGCAAACCGGACAGATATGACTCCAAATGGCTATATCACAGCCTCGCGATCGCATTTTTGTCGAACTGCCGCGATTCGAATGGTCCCGATTACGGAATGTGTACGTTTTTCTCGTAGACATGCTTATTCCGATCCGCATCGGTGAACTCAGCCCCGAGCGTCCAATCACCCTTTACGGTAAAATAACTTCCCTTCGCCTCATAGGTATAGCGGTCAAACCCTTCGAAACCGTAAGGGTACGGACTGACCTTGCTGAAAATAATCGGGACCTCGATCTTCTGACCATCCCGATGAATGAGAGCCGCGGCCGCAATCGGCCCGCCTTTGCCGCTCGGCAGCCAGACGTCCAGGCTTACATGCTGCATTCCGTCGCTGCCTTCAAGAATACGCAGTGACATATGCGCTTCCTCCCCCATGACATGCCACATAATCGGCTCTTTCAGAACGCTTCCGTCAAACGGGTGCGACGGCAGCAAGGCGGACGCCAAGAGGACAAGCACCGCCGGCACAGGGAAAACCGGAGGCTGTGCATGAAGGTGAAGCGTTGGCGCGGTTTATCGTCTCCTGCTCGCTTCCAGCTTCCATAGTTTTTTGCGGCGATCCACACGAAAGGGTCGCTGAGCGAGGGCGATTGCAATCGGACTGCCCACACCTGCAATGAGGTTTGACGCGAAGACGCCGACAGCTACTACCCGTTCAACTCGACGGATGTTCATCCCCGCAGCTTCGTCGCCAGCGCGCTAAATGACGTCACGGAACAAAGATAGGCCCGTCAGCGCCATCAGCGTGCCTGCTTCCGCTATCCGCTTCAGCTTGCCAAGCAGAAACGTCCATTCTCCGCTTGCGTCCGCATGCATGTGTTCATGTCCGGATGCGCTCGCCTCCCACCCCGGAATAAAACAGGATGCACAAACAAGCCCCCGCTATGCACGCCCAAGCGGCCAACGCGAGCCGTAATGAGCGAGTGACGCCGCAATGGGAATAGCCCGTACGCTGTAAAACGTGACGGGCCGTTTGCATGGCATATAACTATACGAATGCAGTTATGGCAAGAGTCCAAGCTACTTTGCGTTGTATAGCAAAATATCAAGTAGGGACTGCATTCAGGCGGCGAATAGCGCTCCTTGCGCCTTGCCATGCTAAGACTTCCGTCAACCCCTGTGTGGCTCTTCGCCGTTTCTTCATGTCTGATCATATCTGGAAAGCGATACGATGGGTATGACTCCTTAGAGCTAGTGAGACCGGGCAGCGGGCATATCATCGAACATTTGCCGTTCGATCTGTTTCATCTCATAAAAATATCCTTTTTGCTCCATCAGCTCCGCATATGAACCCGATTCAATCACTCTTCCAGCGTCCATGACCATAATCCGGTCCATCTTCTCCAGCCCGGCCAGGCGATGGCAGATGAGAACAAGCGTGTCTCCGGACGCCTGTTCGAATAGATGCTTCATAACGAGCTGCTCCGTCACGTAATCCAGCGAAGAAGTCGGTTCGTCCAGCAGCCAGAGCCGCCCCCTGTGCAGCATTGCACGTGCCAGGGCCAGCCTTTGCTTCTCGCCGTCCGACAAATTTTCTCCCTTCTCGTACACCGGATCGGTTAACGACGCATTCGCCAACTGTACGTTAGCCAGCGCGGCAGTTAATTCTTCGTCGGCGTAATCTCCTCCATCCAACAGCAGATTATCCTTGATCGTTCCCAGGAAAAAGTGGTTATGCTGCAATACGACATTAGCCGTTCGCCAAATGCTCGCCTCATCTATCTCCTCCACCGGCCGGCCGTTTAACCGAATGACACCCTCCGATGGCGTGCGCAGCTTGAGCAGCAGGTCAAGGAGGGTTGATTTTCCCGATCCGCTCGGGCCGACGATAGCTGTTCTGGTGCCTGGCGGGATCACCAGGGAGACGCCACCGAGTGCCGGCCGCCACTCACCTTCGTATTGGAACGTTACGCCGGATAGTTCAATGGATACGCCATATTCGGCAGACAGGACACCGCCTGGCTCCGATGGCTGCACATCGGAGATCGGGACCGTTTCCGTAAGGCGCTGGGCGGCATGCTCGCTATCCTGTTTATACACGGGCAGCGTAGCCATAGCCGCAGCTTCTTCAAACACCGTCAGCGAAGTTATCATCAGCATGGCCAGAAATACCCCGGCAAGCTGGCCGTCCCTGATCAGATAAGCGCCAAGCGCCAGCACGCCCCAGGAAACGAGAAACGTAACGAAAGCGTGCAGCGATTGCCCAAGCAGCAGATGACCGGCCGCCCGCTGCTGCTCGGCTGCTAGAGCGGCCGAAGCTTGCTGAAGCTGATTTTCTCGCTCCTTCAATTGCCCGTACACTTTCAGATCGCGGAACCCATACAGTACTTCCGCCACATCCGTGGAAAGCGCAGCTCTGATCTCACGAACCCGGCCGCGAATTTTACGCTGGCCGATCAGAATCATGCCGGGGACGATGAATGCCGCGGCAAGCATCCCCAGTATCAACAGGCTGGCAATCCAGACCGAAAACGCGGACGCGAATAATACGGTAGCCAAAAAGACCATGACCGTCACGATCGGCGGATAAACGACACGCAGAAAATAATGCTGCAGGCTCTCTATATCCCCCACAATCCGCGCAAGCAGGTCCCCGCTCCGCTTTTGGTTCAAGATGCCGGGAGCGACGGGTATTAACCGGCCAAAAAAGGACGTGCGCAACCGGCTGAGCACGGAAAACGTCGCGCGGTGGGAATACAGGCGCTCTCCGTAGCGGCTCGCCGCCCGAACCAGACCCAGGATTTTGACCAGCGACGTCAACACGATCAATGTATAAAGCGGCGGCGCAAATACCGTCTGGGCGATCAGATACCCGCTTGCGGAAAAAAGGATTACGCCGGCGATGCCGGCAATAAACCCGCCTGTTACCGAAAGAACAATATCCTTTCGCTCCCTAATCATCGCTTTCGCCAGAAGAGTCAGTTCATTCATGCCCATCCCCCTTTTCTCTGCGCATCGACCATCTGGGCATACTGGGGCAGGCGCTCCAATAGGTCCTCATGACGTCCTGAATCCGCTACTTTTCCATCATGCATGAACAGAATGCTGTCGGCATGCCGGATCGTATGCAGCCGGTGCGCTACGGTAATCATCGTTGCCGATTGTGCCAGCGCTGCCATGGACCGTTGCAAAATGCGTTCCGTGTACAAATCCAGTCCTACGGTTGGTTCATCGAACAATATGAGATCGGGGCGCTTCAAAAAAGCGCGCGCCAAGGCAAGCCGTTGCCGCTCGCCGCCGGACAATCCCCTTCCCCCTTCGCCGACCCGCGTATCATAGCCATGTTCCAGTTGGGCAGCAACCCCGGCAAGACCGGCTTCCTTCGCGGCCTGCTCCACCTCGGCCCCGGTGACGCGCCGTCCGGCTCCGATGGCTATATTCTCGGAAAGCGTGCTTGCAAAAATATACGGATGCTGCGTAATATAGCTTACGCGCTCAAACCACGCAGCCTCATCGTATTGCGAAAGCGGGATCCCGTTAACCAGCACTTCGCCTGAATCCGGTTTTAGCAGTCCGGCAAGAAGATGAAGCAGCGTCGTTTTGCCTGAACCGCTTTTACCGACGATGGCGATATGCTCACCTTGGCCTAGCGATATGGATGGCGTTACAAGCTCGAATGAATCCGGGGCATACCGAAACCGGACATGGTCTAGCCGGATGGGTGGCGGCATTGGAATGGCGGCGGCCCGGGCCGGTCGCATCCAGTTAGTCTCCACAGTTCCACCGGAGGGTGCTGCGCCTTCCTTGTCCTTTGGAGCCATGGGCTTTCCTGCCGTTTCCGCAAGCAACTGCTCAACCTTCCGGATCGCCCCCATGCTGGTGCGGCCGCTGTGAAACGCAGTTCCCGTATTTTTGAGCAGGCTGAAATATTCGGGAACCAGCAGCAGGATGAAAAATGCGGTATGAAAAGTAATGGATTTGAATACGAGCAGCGAAATGGCAAGCTCCAGAGCGACGATGCCGATGCTCAGCATCACGATGGTTTCCAGCATGAATGTATTCGTGAACGCAATCCGCAAAATGCCCATCGTCGCGTCACGGTAGGCCAGGCTGCTCCGCTCGATTACCGCTCGCTGGCGGCGTGCCTGCCCAAAGATTTTAAGCGTGACCAACCCTTGGAGGGAATCCAGGAACGTCCCGGAAAATCTCGCCAGCTGGGCATATTTCTCTTCCGATTTGTTTTTCGTTTTCAATCCAGCCAGGACCATGAATAACGGGATGAACGGAGCCGTAAACAGCATGATGAATCCGGAATTCGCATGCTGGGCAAACGTCAACAGCAAGATCAGGAGCGGAATGACGGCAGCCTCCATCATGCGCGGCATGTATTGGCTGAAGTAACTGTCAGCCTCATCGACGGCGTCCAGGGCAACGCTCACCTTTCCTCCTGTTTGTCCGCCTATTGCTGCAGGCATGGAAGCATGAACCAAGCGGCGAAGCACGGCTGAGCGCATATTCGTCTTGGCGGCGGCAGCCATCCGCAGTCCGACTTTTCCGTTGCCGAATGTAAGCAGCGTACGCAGAGCCATTATCCCCAGCAAGAAGCACAGCAAACCGACCACCGACGCTAAAGAGTCGCCCTGCACAAATATCCGCTGAACCGCTTCGGCAAGCAGCGCCGCTTGACTCACGATGGCGGCGCCCAGCGCCAGCGAGATGACCGCGAGGAGAACAAGACGTTTTCGCTGCTCGGTCATTTCTTGAGAAATCAGGCTCCTGTTTCCTTTCACGCAAACGAACCTCCTTTTACACCAACAGGGATTTTATTAATCGACAATAGCGGATCAGGCTATTTTTTTCCCTTCACATAGTCCGCATCGAACAGGAACAGCCGGAAGACCAGAATCAGGGAAGGAATCAGCAGACACAGGCCGCCGATAAACGCTGCGACGAGCGCGATGCCCATCGCCGGCGAGGTAGCGCTGCTCTGAATCGTGATGTATGGATCCAGAATATACGGATATTGCCCGATCCCATACGCGAAAAAGGCGCAGAAAAATTGCAGCATGACGCAGATGAAAGCCAGTCCGTAACGGCGGCCGCTGTACAGCAGCCACATAGCAACCATGAAGAACCCGACGGACAGCGCCAGAAGCCAGCCCAAATCCATCATGTTTTGAAAATGCCGCTCATTGTGCTGGCTGAGGTAAATGAACGCGGTCAAAGCAACGATAATCGTGGGTGTGCTCCAGAACAGAGCGTAGCTTTGCATCAGCTTCAAGGCCGCATGGTCCTCTGCACGCGAAGCGTAGAAAGCCAGAAACGTTCCGCTGATGAACAGGACCGATACGATGGCGAGTCCCACGATGCACCACGATAAGGGGCTCGTAAGCAGGGCCCAGTAATCGAGCGTAACCGTCCCGCCCTGTTTCGTGATAAAACCGCCCTCGGAGAGCGTAAGCGCGACCGACAACGAGGCCGGAATCAAGAGCCCGGTAGCCCCGTATAAGAACAGGTACACGATGTTATTTTTGGAGCCGTAGTTCTCAAACGCATAGAACGACCCGCGAATGGCAAGCAAAATGACGGCAATGCTTCCGGGAACAAGGAGCGCTGACCCGTAATAATAGGCAGTATCCGGGAAGAAGCCAACGATGCCGATGTAGAAAAAGACGAAAAATACGTTCGTGATCTCCCAGACAGGCGACAAATATCGCGAAATCAGACGGTTAATCAAGTGATCCTTCTTCGTCAGGCGTGCGTAAAAAGCGAAGAAGCCCGCTCCGAAATCAATGGAGGCCACGATTAAATAACCGTACAAAAACAGCCACAACACCGAGATCCCAATGAGCTCGTAACTCATCATGCATGCCCCCTTTCTTCCGCCGTCTCGCCTTGGACAGGCTTCAGCCACTTCTCCATCTCGGTTTCGGCCGAATTATTGTTAAACAAACGGCGCAGCACGAGTACGCACACGATACCAAGGATGATATACAAGATCAGAAACAGGAAGAAAAGAATTCTCACGCTCGGCGATGTCGTAGCCGCGTCTTCCACTCGCATATACCCTCGGATGATCCACGGCTGCCGTCCAATCTCGGCATAGAACCATCCCAGCTCGACTCCGAGAAAAGCGAGCGGCGCTCCCAGAGCAATCACGCGAAGCAGCCACTTGTTGAGCTCGTTGCGCTTTTTCCAGATGATGAACAGAAAATATAGCAGCGAAATCCCCAATAACGTGAAACCGATTCCTGCCATCAAGTCAAACAAATAATGGACAAGCAGCGGCGGACGTTCATCCGTCGGGAACTCTTCAAGCCCCGTCACTTTTGCGTTAAAGTCTCCGAAGGCCAGGAAGCTGAGAAAATTCGGCAGATGAAGCGCTCCAATGATTTCATGCTCAGCGTTAAGCCAACCCAATAAAACCAGATCCGCGCCGCTTTCGGTCTCAAAATGCCATTCCGCGGCGGCCAGCTTCTCCGGCTGATGCTCCGCCAGAAACTTTGCGGATACATCCCCGGCCAACGTGTTGAGCAATCCGAACAGCAGAACGACGCCCATCATCAGCTTCAAAGCTTTTTTGTGGTAGGCGGACACCCCCTTTTTAAGCATCGTAAAGGCTGCAATTCCGGCGAGCAAGGCAGCACCCGTCAAATAAGCCGAGCTTAATACATGAAACACCTTGGAGAACGACGCCGAATTCAGCATTGCTTGCACCGGATCAACCGCTGTGAATTGTCCTCCTTCCATTGCAAAACCTCCGGGCTGGTTCATGAATCCGTTCACCGTCGTAATGAAAACGGCAGACATGCCCGCCCCGGCCACGACCGGAATCGTCAGCAGCCAATGAATGTATGGATTCTTGAACCTTTCCCACGTATACAGATAAATGCCCAGGAAGATCGCTTCGAAAAAGAACGCGAATACCTCCATGAATAACGGTAGCGCGATAACATTCCCTGCCAGCTTCATAAAATGGGGCCAGACCAAGGCCAACTGAAGCGAAATGGCCGTGCCCGTCACGACCCCGACAGCCACCGAAATGACGAACCCCCTCGACCACCTCTTTGCCATAAGTATGTAATGGGGGTCTTTCCTACGTATGCCGATCAACTCTGCAATCGCGATCATGAGCGGTATTCCCACGCCAAGCGTCGCGAAAATAGCATGGAACCCCAGAGTCATTCCTGTCACCAGCTTGCTCCACATCACCGTATCGATACCCATATTCGAATTCCTCCTTTCAAATGCCTAATCAACAATACCGTTTCTGGCTGTTAATTAAACATGCCTATGTTCTGCTTTACATAAAGAGATTTTTTTCACAAGGCAGTCTACCAAAACCCGATATTTAAAATTATTATATCTTTGTTCCTTAGCATTTCAATCCTGATTACGGCTTCGACCCTAAATGTTCAAAGAAGGATCAACTCTTTCCGACAACTCGGTGAAAAACCGCAAAACCACCCTTTTGAGCTATTGCTTCACCGAGAACCATCGGTTTTGTATTTCAAAAACCCCTTGCAATAAAAAAAGACCCGGCATATTGGAAATTGCCAAGCCCAGGATCTTTTCATATAAAATAAATCAGAATGACGAATTCAGCAATCATGAACGCTCTAAGGCCTTGATATCCTTTTTGATTTTATCGTAAGGAGGTTCCTGACCATCGTAATACGAAACGACAGTTCCCGTTTGGTCGACTAGAAAAAACGAGGTTCCATGAATGACCTGATCAGAAGCAGTATCCTTCTGTATCGCCATTTTGAAGTTGTTACGGGCATAAGTTTGGATGTCATCGAACGAATACCCTGTAAGTCCTTGCCAGTTTGTGAAGTCATCACTAAACTTGCTGATATAGGTTTTGATCGCTTCAGGATGATCGTTCTCGGGATCGACCGAAAACGAAACAAGGTCAGCCTTAATTCCGGCGTCTTTCAATTCCTGCTGCAGTTCCGCCATATTAGAGGTTAGTATGGGGCAGACGGTGGTGCAGTGCGTGAACATAAAATCTGCCACCCAAATTTTGCCTTTTAAATCCGAAATGTCTTTGCGATTCCCTTCTTGATCGATCGATTGAAACGATTCAAGTTTAATATTGAGCTTGTCCGGTTTATGATCACCGCAAGCGGTGACAAGCAGGATGCAGATAAGACACACTGCCAGTAAAACATTTCTGGTCTTAACCAAGTTTATCCCCTACTTTCCTTACTTCTTGTCTGCCAACCAGGATCCGAGCGTGTCAATGTCCTGCTCCGATAACCGGCTCTTAAACGACGGCATTCCGCCGCGTCCCATAGTCATTCTCTCCACAATCTCTTCCTTCGTGAGCTTTGACCCGATTTCTTTCAAGCTCGGTCCGACTATGCCGCTTAGATCAGCAGCATGGCAAGACAAGCAACTTTTTTTATACAACATTTCGGCCCCGTTTGAATCTGAATCCCTCTCGACTACGGCCGTGTTCGTTTCGTTCTGTTGGCTGGAATGGCTTCCGCATGCGGCCAACATGATAATCGTGATAATTAAAACCGTAAATAATGGCATACTCAATCTCATCCATTTTTCCCCCTTTGCCCTGAAATGAATGGTCGGGCGAGAAATATCAATGTTCATGCGTACTTTGATTCGGATCCGCCTTCGCCTTCGCTATTTCTTTTTCGGAAACGTTGCCTACCACCAGCTGCCTGCGCGGCATGTTATGCATTCCGCGGGCAGACACGTGCGCCACAACATAATAAATACCTTCTGTGGGGAACTCTTTCTCAATGCTATAAACGCCTTCACCTTGGTGCTTACCTTGGAGCGTCTCATGATTTGTTTCTCCCCACTTCCATAATTCGAACTCCACTTCCTTGGCGTCATTGACCGCCTCCCCTCCCTGTGAGACGCTCGCGCTAATCTCGACAGGCAGATTCAGTGCGGGCTTATCAGGGCTCGTTTGGATGCTAACGTTAATAACGTCCTGGAATAGTCCTTGTCCGGATTCTGCATTATGCGCCGAATCTGAACATGCCGACATCAAGAATGGTAACGTCGCCATAATCAGTATCGTCGCAGCCTTTTGCAATTGACTGATCACCAATCCCATCCCCCTTTCTTTACTCCGATTTTTTCCAAGAGTATCTGGAATAACGTCATCTTCGTGCCGGCCAACGACTTTTCAGTACAAGCTGAGTCCGGCTTGAATTGCAGCTTATCAGCGCGCGAAAGCTTGGATTCCGTTAAATTGTTCGTAACTTCCGCCGAATTAAAGCAGGGCGGTGCAATGATCTTTTGCAGGGAATGATCCAAAATCACCCTTGTATTCCCTGGAGGTTGCACGGTCATCCGGATGAATAGTAGGGAAAGAACTGTCAGTACAAACAAGATACTGATTGCTGAAATGACTTTAAATGGAGCTGACATGAAGCACCTCCCCCTAAAACAAGAAGTCATGACTTGAAAACGGAAATGGGGGTTACCTTTTCGTCCGCAGCAAGTAGAGAAAAAATGGAGCTCCGATAGCGCCCATAATAATGCCAACAGGAAGTTCCACCGGCGAAAAGATCATTCGTGATATCAAATCGGAAGTTTCAAGCACAACGACCCCCAGTACAGCGCTGCACGGCAATAACCAGCGATAATCGCTGCCGATGATTAACTTTGCAAGATGTGGGACAATCAGACCTACGAAGCCTAGAAGTCCGGCGACGCTGACTGCTGCGGCTGCCAGCAATGAAGCCAGCGTAAGCAGAAAGACTCTCACCCACTCCAGCCGGAGTCCAAGGGAAATGGCGGTGGCTTCTCCAAGCTGCATGATGTTGATCCAGCGTCCGCACAAGCAGGCCGCTATAGCGCCGGGAAGAATATACGGCCATAAAACTTCAACATGCGGCCAGCTTTTGGCGGATAGGCTTCCAACCATAAATGACAAAGCCCCTTCTACTCGATCACT
Encoded here:
- a CDS encoding sensor histidine kinase, which codes for MTYKQIKWLILTIPTLTIGIWEYVRHEFLLPYISMELGNWLAPLLVLLVTILFLTQLFTIIEHNQEELNHAKAVQAVFEEREKIAREMHDGIAQSLFFLNAQVSRMEQMKQAEELPLNKLKESVHRTNDYVRQAIANLRHVADVDRNPWLQGVESLMDELHRETDLEFELQWDLPEQFLSSKEKVELLAIMRESLLNIHKHAEATRVRVQAMATKLGWLCRITDNGKGFDPRAAAGKNRYGLKMMQDRADQMAWLLRIERKEKETWVTIAKEDKQHVYIPRNDHR
- the cydC gene encoding thiol reductant ABC exporter subunit CydC → MNELTLLAKAMIRERKDIVLSVTGGFIAGIAGVILFSASGYLIAQTVFAPPLYTLIVLTSLVKILGLVRAASRYGERLYSHRATFSVLSRLRTSFFGRLIPVAPGILNQKRSGDLLARIVGDIESLQHYFLRVVYPPIVTVMVFLATVLFASAFSVWIASLLILGMLAAAFIVPGMILIGQRKIRGRVREIRAALSTDVAEVLYGFRDLKVYGQLKERENQLQQASAALAAEQQRAAGHLLLGQSLHAFVTFLVSWGVLALGAYLIRDGQLAGVFLAMLMITSLTVFEEAAAMATLPVYKQDSEHAAQRLTETVPISDVQPSEPGGVLSAEYGVSIELSGVTFQYEGEWRPALGGVSLVIPPGTRTAIVGPSGSGKSTLLDLLLKLRTPSEGVIRLNGRPVEEIDEASIWRTANVVLQHNHFFLGTIKDNLLLDGGDYADEELTAALANVQLANASLTDPVYEKGENLSDGEKQRLALARAMLHRGRLWLLDEPTSSLDYVTEQLVMKHLFEQASGDTLVLICHRLAGLEKMDRIMVMDAGRVIESGSYAELMEQKGYFYEMKQIERQMFDDMPAARSH
- the cydD gene encoding thiol reductant ABC exporter subunit CydD; its protein translation is MKGNRSLISQEMTEQRKRLVLLAVISLALGAAIVSQAALLAEAVQRIFVQGDSLASVVGLLCFLLGIMALRTLLTFGNGKVGLRMAAAAKTNMRSAVLRRLVHASMPAAIGGQTGGKVSVALDAVDEADSYFSQYMPRMMEAAVIPLLILLLTFAQHANSGFIMLFTAPFIPLFMVLAGLKTKNKSEEKYAQLARFSGTFLDSLQGLVTLKIFGQARRQRAVIERSSLAYRDATMGILRIAFTNTFMLETIVMLSIGIVALELAISLLVFKSITFHTAFFILLLVPEYFSLLKNTGTAFHSGRTSMGAIRKVEQLLAETAGKPMAPKDKEGAAPSGGTVETNWMRPARAAAIPMPPPIRLDHVRFRYAPDSFELVTPSISLGQGEHIAIVGKSGSGKTTLLHLLAGLLKPDSGEVLVNGIPLSQYDEAAWFERVSYITQHPYIFASTLSENIAIGAGRRVTGAEVEQAAKEAGLAGVAAQLEHGYDTRVGEGGRGLSGGERQRLALARAFLKRPDLILFDEPTVGLDLYTERILQRSMAALAQSATMITVAHRLHTIRHADSILFMHDGKVADSGRHEDLLERLPQYAQMVDAQRKGGWA
- a CDS encoding cytochrome d ubiquinol oxidase subunit II, translating into MMSYELIGISVLWLFLYGYLIVASIDFGAGFFAFYARLTKKDHLINRLISRYLSPVWEITNVFFVFFYIGIVGFFPDTAYYYGSALLVPGSIAVILLAIRGSFYAFENYGSKNNIVYLFLYGATGLLIPASLSVALTLSEGGFITKQGGTVTLDYWALLTSPLSWCIVGLAIVSVLFISGTFLAFYASRAEDHAALKLMQSYALFWSTPTIIVALTAFIYLSQHNERHFQNMMDLGWLLALSVGFFMVAMWLLYSGRRYGLAFICVMLQFFCAFFAYGIGQYPYILDPYITIQSSATSPAMGIALVAAFIGGLCLLIPSLILVFRLFLFDADYVKGKK
- a CDS encoding cytochrome ubiquinol oxidase subunit I, translated to MGIDTVMWSKLVTGMTLGFHAIFATLGVGIPLMIAIAELIGIRRKDPHYILMAKRWSRGFVISVAVGVVTGTAISLQLALVWPHFMKLAGNVIALPLFMEVFAFFFEAIFLGIYLYTWERFKNPYIHWLLTIPVVAGAGMSAVFITTVNGFMNQPGGFAMEGGQFTAVDPVQAMLNSASFSKVFHVLSSAYLTGAALLAGIAAFTMLKKGVSAYHKKALKLMMGVVLLFGLLNTLAGDVSAKFLAEHQPEKLAAAEWHFETESGADLVLLGWLNAEHEIIGALHLPNFLSFLAFGDFNAKVTGLEEFPTDERPPLLVHYLFDLMAGIGFTLLGISLLYFLFIIWKKRNELNKWLLRVIALGAPLAFLGVELGWFYAEIGRQPWIIRGYMRVEDAATTSPSVRILFFLFLILYIILGIVCVLVLRRLFNNNSAETEMEKWLKPVQGETAEERGHA
- a CDS encoding SCO family protein, whose protein sequence is MVKTRNVLLAVCLICILLVTACGDHKPDKLNIKLESFQSIDQEGNRKDISDLKGKIWVADFMFTHCTTVCPILTSNMAELQQELKDAGIKADLVSFSVDPENDHPEAIKTYISKFSDDFTNWQGLTGYSFDDIQTYARNNFKMAIQKDTASDQVIHGTSFFLVDQTGTVVSYYDGQEPPYDKIKKDIKALERS
- a CDS encoding cytochrome c, encoding MRLSMPLFTVLIITIIMLAACGSHSSQQNETNTAVVERDSDSNGAEMLYKKSCLSCHAADLSGIVGPSLKEIGSKLTKEEIVERMTMGRGGMPSFKSRLSEQDIDTLGSWLADKK
- a CDS encoding FixH family protein; the encoded protein is MISQLQKAATILIMATLPFLMSACSDSAHNAESGQGLFQDVINVSIQTSPDKPALNLPVEISASVSQGGEAVNDAKEVEFELWKWGETNHETLQGKHQGEGVYSIEKEFPTEGIYYVVAHVSARGMHNMPRRQLVVGNVSEKEIAKAKADPNQSTHEH